One Carassius carassius chromosome 28, fCarCar2.1, whole genome shotgun sequence genomic window carries:
- the LOC132108408 gene encoding forkhead box protein N1-like — MSSESQGLHFPSVSSSSSSSPIPSPGDPQSFDHLGLPCIQMPESQCHQSNVGEGFAPYSQRESVPYRQKSAERCRRHSVDGSPVGQESGLMENNHYHPYRRQCSEGAISEVQTFSCFRRAGLVGKLTKTDGMEEQSSWTPLSTDVETTSVMGTQQPYNESQMSSEEPPSYTSVNHQTYSPVSPQQHQFYSSRGIDTISHYYNQSLSSKDNSVQTLYPKPVYSYSILIFLALRNSKTGSLPVSEIYSFMTEHFPYFKTAPDGWKNSVRHNLSLNKCFEKVENKNGNSSRKGCLWALNPAKIEKMQEELHKWRRKDPLTVRRSMARPEELERLLGERPEKLKSLGAHFSLPSSHTNSQPLRVAMHPAYAHQPVHDTSFPHQQSLYNLLPSQTVIPPPPYLSPGPLSFSYYPPVTHQPSAGHPSSPRTGCLDSPLPAHTPPSYSTALQAGHSTTASMQELLLDGETSNDVDALNPSLTDLQIHGNLWEELRNDSLAPDSLVVMDVVNQNRDSVGVCGGLAETDVGMQGSVSELYLSGLYTTPIPLL, encoded by the exons ATGTCCTCTGAGTCCCAGGGCCTGCATTTCCCATCtgtaagcagcagcagcagcagctcaccGATTCCTTCTCCTGGCGACCCTCAGTCCTTCGACCATCTAGGGTTGCCCTGTATTCAGATGCCAGAATCACAG TGTCACCAGAGCAATGTTGGAGAAGGGTTTGCACCGTACTCCCAAAGAGAAAGTGTTCCCTACAGGCAGAAGAGTGCTGAGCGCTGTCGTAGACACAGTGTAGACGGAAGCCCTGTTGGACAAGAATCTGGCCTAATGGAGAACAATCACTACCATCCATACAGGCGTCAGTGCAGCGAAGGAGCCATCAGTGAGGTTCAAACCTTCAGTTGTTTTAGAAGAGCTGGATTGGTTGGAAAACTCACCAAAACTGATGGAATGGAGGAACAATCCTCTTGGACTCCATTGAGCACTGATGTGGAGACCACCAGTGTCATG GGAACTCAGCAACCCTACAATGAGTCTCAGATGAGCTCTGAAGAACCTCCCAGCTACACGTCAGTGAACCATCAGACTTACAGTCCCGTTAGTCCTCAACAACATCAG TTTTACTCTTCAAGAGGAATAGACACTATTTCACACTACTATAACCAAAGCCTCTCATCAAAAGACAATTCTGTCCAGACACTCTACCCTAAACCTGTCTACTCTTACAG TATTCTCATCTTTCTGGCTCTGAGGAATAGCAAAACAGGCAGTCTACCAGTAAGTGAGATCTACAGCTTCATGACAGAGCATTTCCCCTACTTTAAG ACAGCACCTGATGGCTGGAAGAATTCTGTCCGACACAACCTCTCTTTGAACAAATGCTTTGAGAAAGTGGAGAACAAGAATGGGAACTCTTCTCGAAAGGGCTGCCTGTGGGCTCTGAACCCAGCGAAGATAGAAAAGATGCAAGAGGAACTTCACAAGTGGAGACGTAAAGATCCCCTGACTGTCCGGAGGAGCATGGCCCGACCAG AGGAACTGGAACGTCTTCTTGGGGAGAGACCTGAAAAATTGAAGTCTCTTGGAGCTCACTTTAGTCTACCAAGCAGCCATACAAATTCTCAACCTTTAAGAGTTGCCATGCATCCAGCTTACGCACACCAACCTGTCCATGACACAAGCTTCCCGCATCAGCAGTCTCTCTACAACCTTTTACCCTCTCAAACTGTCATCCCACCTCCCCCCTACTTATCCCCTGGTCCTTTATCTTTCTCATACTACCCCCCTGTCACCCATCAGCCCAGTGCCGGACATCCCTCCAGTCCCAGGACAGGCTGCTTGGATTCCCCCTTACCAGCACACACCCCACCAAGCTACAGCACCGCCCTGCAGGCTGGTCACAGCACTACAGCAAGCATGCAGGAGCTTCTGCTGGATGGAGAAACCAGTAATGATGTCGATGCATTAAATCCCAGCCTCACAGATCTACAAATACATG GGAATCTTTGGGAGGAGCTAAGGAACGACAGCCTCGCTCCGGATTCACTGGTAGTCATGGACG tggttaatcaAAACCGGGATAGTGTGGGGGTCTGTGGGGGTTTAGCAGAGACTGATGTTGGGATGCAAGGCAGTGTTTCTGAGCTTTATCTCAGTGGGCTCTACACAACCCCTATTCCTCTGCTAtga